From a single Sebaldella sp. S0638 genomic region:
- a CDS encoding sugar O-acetyltransferase: MKSEKEKMLNGENYNAYDEILVKERASVRRAVREFNDISEDEQEKREKKIREIFGKAGKNVYVESHFKCDYGYNISVGDNFYANFDCVFLDVCSIEIGDNCFVAPGVHIYTATHPLDAAERTSGIESAKPVKIGDNVWLGGRTVVNPGVTIGNNVVVASGSVVVKDIPDNVLAAGCPAKIVKKI; the protein is encoded by the coding sequence ATGAAAAGCGAAAAAGAAAAGATGTTAAATGGTGAAAATTATAATGCTTATGATGAAATACTGGTAAAAGAGAGAGCGAGTGTCAGAAGAGCTGTAAGGGAATTCAATGATATAAGTGAAGATGAACAGGAAAAAAGAGAGAAAAAAATCAGGGAAATCTTTGGAAAAGCCGGAAAGAATGTATACGTAGAATCTCATTTTAAATGTGATTACGGCTATAATATAAGCGTCGGAGACAATTTTTATGCTAATTTTGACTGTGTTTTTCTTGATGTATGCAGTATAGAAATAGGAGATAACTGCTTTGTGGCACCGGGAGTGCATATTTACACTGCTACCCATCCACTTGATGCAGCAGAAAGAACATCGGGAATAGAGTCGGCCAAACCTGTAAAAATAGGAGATAATGTATGGCTTGGCGGAAGAACTGTAGTGAATCCCGGAGTTACCATAGGGAATAACGTAGTGGTAGCTTCAGGTTCGGTAGTAGTAAAGGATATTCCGGATAATGTGCTGGCAGCAGGCTGCCCTGCAAAAATAGTAAAAAAAATATAG
- a CDS encoding ankyrin repeat domain-containing protein — protein sequence MKSEIINAVESNDYNKTKEFLEKGADVNVKDERDRTLLMIAVYNNNYEISKLLIENKADINAQDDMKNNPFLYSGAEGQLDILKLLVKAGADTKITNRYGGVALIPASERGHTETVKYLLENTDINVNHINNLGWTALLEAIILGDGGKKHIEITDLLLKHGANPNIADKNGVTPFMHAKERKYKEIENLLVKSGAEQ from the coding sequence ATGAAAAGTGAGATTATCAATGCAGTGGAGAGTAATGACTATAATAAAACAAAAGAGTTTCTTGAAAAAGGGGCAGATGTGAATGTGAAAGATGAGAGAGACAGAACGCTTCTTATGATTGCAGTTTATAATAATAATTATGAAATTTCAAAACTGCTTATAGAAAATAAAGCTGATATTAATGCACAGGATGATATGAAAAACAATCCTTTTCTTTATTCAGGTGCAGAAGGGCAGCTCGATATACTAAAGCTTCTTGTAAAAGCCGGGGCAGATACAAAAATTACGAACAGATATGGCGGAGTAGCTTTGATCCCTGCTTCTGAGCGTGGACATACCGAAACTGTAAAGTATCTTCTTGAAAATACTGATATAAATGTGAATCATATAAATAATCTCGGCTGGACGGCACTTCTCGAAGCGATTATTCTCGGAGACGGCGGGAAAAAGCATATTGAGATTACAGATTTGCTTCTGAAACACGGAGCCAATCCTAATATAGCAGACAAAAACGGTGTGACTCCGTTTATGCATGCAAAAGAAAGAAAGTATAAGGAAATTGAAAATTTGCTGGTAAAATCAGGAGCAGAGCAATAA
- a CDS encoding NADP-dependent malic enzyme encodes MSVFDESLKLHEKNKGKIEVVSKVKVENREDLSLAYSPGVAEPCKRIAENKEDAYKYTSKGNMIAVVTDGSAVLGLGNIGPEAALPVMEGKAILFKEFAGVDAIPICLDTQDTEEIIKTVKLLAPSLGGVNLEDISAPRCIEIEKRLKEELDIPVFHDDQHGTAIVVTAGLINAYRFLGKDLKDAKVVVNGAGAAGSSICKMVKELGVKDIIAVDKSGILNRDDISGYNELHKELAEITNTDNKKGNLADALAGADIFIGVSAGNILKKDMVANMNKDAVIFAMANPVPEIMPEDALEAGAAVVGTGRSDYPNQINNVLAFPGLFRGALDAKSKKITEDMKIEAAKAIAYILEDGDLRKDYIIPDVFDKRVAEYVAEAVKKVAVNSGICR; translated from the coding sequence ATGTCTGTATTTGATGAATCACTGAAACTGCATGAAAAAAACAAGGGGAAAATCGAGGTAGTATCTAAGGTAAAGGTGGAAAACAGAGAAGATTTGAGTCTTGCATATTCTCCGGGAGTAGCCGAGCCTTGTAAGAGAATAGCTGAAAATAAAGAGGATGCCTACAAATATACATCGAAGGGAAATATGATAGCAGTAGTAACAGATGGTTCTGCTGTGCTGGGGCTGGGTAATATAGGACCGGAAGCTGCACTGCCGGTAATGGAAGGAAAGGCAATTTTATTTAAGGAATTTGCCGGAGTGGATGCAATTCCCATTTGTCTTGATACACAGGACACCGAAGAGATCATAAAAACGGTGAAACTTCTTGCACCGAGTCTTGGCGGGGTAAATCTTGAGGATATATCAGCACCGAGATGTATAGAAATAGAGAAAAGACTGAAAGAAGAGCTGGATATTCCTGTTTTTCACGATGATCAGCATGGTACTGCAATAGTAGTAACCGCCGGACTTATAAATGCTTACAGATTCTTGGGGAAAGATCTGAAAGATGCAAAAGTGGTGGTTAACGGTGCAGGAGCAGCAGGGAGTTCTATCTGTAAGATGGTAAAAGAGCTTGGAGTGAAAGATATTATTGCTGTGGATAAATCAGGAATTCTGAACAGAGATGATATCAGCGGATATAATGAACTTCATAAAGAACTTGCCGAAATCACAAATACAGATAATAAAAAAGGAAATCTTGCAGACGCCTTGGCAGGAGCAGATATATTTATTGGTGTGTCAGCGGGAAATATATTAAAAAAAGATATGGTAGCGAATATGAATAAAGATGCGGTTATTTTCGCCATGGCAAATCCTGTGCCTGAAATAATGCCCGAAGATGCTTTGGAAGCAGGCGCAGCTGTAGTGGGAACCGGACGTTCCGATTATCCTAATCAGATAAATAATGTATTGGCATTTCCGGGGCTTTTTAGGGGAGCGCTTGATGCTAAATCGAAGAAAATAACAGAAGATATGAAAATAGAAGCTGCAAAGGCTATAGCATATATTCTTGAGGATGGTGACCTAAGAAAGGATTACATAATTCCTGATGTATTTGATAAAAGAGTGGCGGAATATGTGGCGGAAGCAGTGAAAAAGGTAGCTGTAAACAGCGGAATATGCAGATAA
- a CDS encoding Fe-S-containing hydro-lyase, whose translation MNIETPLKKNDIEKLKAGDIVKISGIIYTARDAAHKKMCELLENNQELPFEPEGAVIYYVGPTPEKPGQIIGSAGPTTSGRMDAYTPLLLEKGLKGMIGKGERSDEVKSAIVKNKAVYFAAAGGAAALISKAIISSRVIAWEELGTEAVRELAVKDFPVIVINDIHGNDLYIEGQEKYREE comes from the coding sequence ATGAATATAGAAACCCCTTTGAAAAAAAACGATATAGAAAAATTAAAAGCCGGAGATATAGTAAAAATTTCCGGGATAATATATACAGCAAGAGATGCGGCTCATAAAAAGATGTGCGAACTGCTGGAAAATAATCAGGAATTACCTTTTGAACCTGAAGGGGCGGTTATTTACTACGTAGGGCCTACCCCTGAAAAGCCGGGACAGATAATAGGAAGTGCCGGACCTACTACCAGCGGAAGAATGGACGCTTATACACCGCTGCTTTTGGAAAAAGGATTAAAGGGAATGATAGGTAAAGGCGAAAGGTCTGATGAAGTCAAAAGTGCCATAGTAAAGAATAAAGCTGTGTATTTTGCAGCGGCGGGAGGTGCGGCGGCACTGATTTCCAAGGCAATAATAAGCTCAAGGGTAATAGCCTGGGAAGAATTAGGCACAGAGGCTGTAAGGGAACTGGCGGTTAAAGATTTTCCCGTTATTGTAATTAATGATATACACGGAAATGATCTTTATATTGAAGGTCAGGAAAAATATAGAGAAGAATAA
- a CDS encoding fumarate hydratase yields MKQIDLEKVTSEVERLCIEANYFLDKNIMEKLKAALDNEVSDTGKNILMQIIENDEIAEKEHVPMCQDTGLTVVFLEIGTEVKVNGDIYEAVNEGVRRGYENGYLRKSMVKHPLDRVNTKDNTPAVIHTKLIPNSDKLKIIVAPKGGGSENMSMVKMLKPSDGTEGVKKAVVEAVLSAGGNPCPPIIVGIGLGGSFEKAAMLAKEALLREIDDESADPVNRELEKDLLELINKTGIGPMGLGGKNTALAVKVNSYPCHIASLPLAININCHSARHKETEL; encoded by the coding sequence ATGAAACAAATTGATTTGGAAAAAGTAACATCGGAAGTGGAAAGATTATGTATAGAAGCAAATTACTTTCTTGATAAAAACATAATGGAGAAACTGAAAGCAGCGCTTGATAATGAGGTTTCCGACACAGGGAAAAACATCCTTATGCAGATAATAGAAAATGATGAAATAGCTGAAAAGGAACATGTTCCAATGTGTCAGGATACAGGACTTACAGTAGTTTTTCTTGAAATAGGAACGGAAGTAAAGGTAAACGGTGATATTTATGAAGCTGTAAATGAAGGTGTAAGAAGAGGATATGAAAATGGCTATCTGAGAAAGTCAATGGTAAAGCACCCTCTTGACAGAGTTAATACAAAAGACAACACACCTGCGGTTATTCATACAAAGCTGATCCCGAACTCTGACAAGCTGAAAATCATTGTAGCACCAAAAGGCGGAGGCAGTGAAAATATGAGTATGGTAAAAATGTTAAAGCCTTCCGATGGGACAGAAGGGGTAAAAAAAGCCGTGGTAGAAGCGGTTCTTAGTGCCGGAGGAAATCCCTGCCCGCCGATAATAGTCGGGATTGGTCTCGGAGGAAGCTTTGAGAAAGCAGCAATGCTCGCTAAAGAAGCTTTGTTAAGAGAAATTGATGATGAAAGTGCTGACCCGGTGAACAGAGAATTGGAAAAGGATCTTTTGGAATTGATTAATAAAACAGGAATTGGACCTATGGGACTCGGCGGGAAAAATACAGCACTTGCAGTTAAGGTGAATTCATACCCTTGTCATATTGCTTCACTTCCGCTGGCAATAAATATAAACTGCCATTCTGCGAGACATAAAGAAACAGAATTATAG
- a CDS encoding AMP-binding protein, with translation MNVSDILKELAVKLPNKTAVIDTKTSSRISFNYLEKNSSKIANMFKESGLQEGDGVLLFLPMSVELYSILAAIFKMKLVAVFIDPYADSNHIKNCCKIHPLKALIISGKKAGMFCYMNSEIRKIPNKYMTNGKMPGFRKFSEYEDYSFDFSCSETAPDTKALVTFTSGSTGTPKGLLRTHGFLAAQQKVLEKTLEISEHNKVLVAFPMFLLSNMHSGLTSIIPDTDLRKIEETDGGLITGQIMSESVDTILAPPSFFDNMIEIHKNTGRSIHSIKKVITGGVPVFPEIMENLKKLFPYAEIKIIYGSSEAEPMAELCYNELEENDVEKMKNGGGLLAGKIIEDIDLMIIENDPEISFGDPVNILKQGEKGEIIVSGDHVLDTYLNDIRGSGNMTKLVIEDKFWHRTGDLGYIDDSGRLWLLGRAKAEISRDSEKIYPFSIETMLSFEKDIKRTAIISKKGRILLFIEIHYTEDKEEQFQIQDNLEVKINEMGISADKIIFIDKIPVDKRHNGKIDYGSLEKLSEKYS, from the coding sequence ATGAATGTATCAGATATCCTAAAAGAACTTGCTGTAAAATTACCTAATAAAACAGCTGTTATTGATACTAAAACTTCATCAAGAATCTCATTTAATTATCTTGAAAAAAATTCATCTAAAATAGCCAATATGTTCAAAGAGTCAGGACTTCAGGAAGGAGATGGTGTTTTACTGTTTCTGCCGATGTCTGTGGAATTATACTCTATACTGGCGGCAATATTTAAGATGAAACTGGTAGCTGTTTTTATTGATCCTTATGCAGATTCAAATCATATAAAGAACTGCTGTAAAATACATCCGTTAAAGGCTTTGATAATTTCCGGGAAAAAAGCGGGAATGTTCTGCTATATGAACAGTGAAATAAGAAAAATACCTAATAAATACATGACTAACGGCAAAATGCCGGGATTCAGGAAATTTTCCGAATATGAAGATTACTCTTTTGATTTTTCGTGCAGTGAAACAGCTCCTGATACAAAAGCACTTGTTACATTTACCAGCGGGAGTACAGGAACACCGAAAGGGCTTTTGAGAACACACGGTTTTCTTGCTGCACAGCAGAAAGTGCTGGAAAAAACTCTTGAAATATCAGAACATAACAAAGTTTTAGTGGCATTTCCCATGTTTTTATTATCAAACATGCACAGCGGACTCACAAGTATAATTCCAGATACAGATCTGAGGAAAATAGAGGAAACTGACGGCGGACTTATTACAGGGCAGATAATGTCGGAAAGTGTGGATACAATACTTGCTCCTCCTTCATTTTTTGATAATATGATAGAAATACATAAAAATACAGGAAGAAGTATCCATAGTATAAAAAAGGTTATCACAGGGGGAGTACCTGTATTTCCTGAGATAATGGAAAACCTGAAAAAATTATTTCCTTATGCTGAAATAAAAATAATTTACGGCTCATCAGAGGCTGAACCAATGGCTGAATTATGCTATAATGAATTAGAAGAAAACGATGTGGAAAAAATGAAAAACGGCGGCGGACTTCTTGCGGGAAAAATCATAGAGGACATAGATTTAATGATAATAGAAAATGATCCTGAAATAAGCTTCGGAGATCCTGTGAATATACTGAAACAGGGTGAAAAAGGGGAGATTATTGTATCAGGTGATCATGTACTGGATACTTATCTGAATGATATAAGAGGCAGCGGGAATATGACAAAATTAGTAATAGAAGATAAATTCTGGCATAGAACAGGCGATCTCGGATATATAGATGATTCAGGCAGGCTGTGGCTTCTTGGAAGGGCAAAAGCAGAGATTTCCAGAGACAGTGAAAAAATCTATCCTTTTTCCATAGAAACAATGCTTTCTTTTGAAAAAGATATAAAAAGAACAGCAATTATCAGTAAAAAAGGTAGAATTCTTTTATTTATAGAAATTCATTATACAGAGGATAAAGAAGAACAGTTTCAGATTCAGGATAATCTGGAAGTGAAAATAAATGAAATGGGGATTAGCGCAGATAAAATAATTTTTATAGATAAAATTCCGGTGGATAAAAGACATAACGGCAAAATTGATTACGGCAGTCTGGAAAAATTATCCGAAAAATATAGTTAG
- a CDS encoding GNAT family N-acetyltransferase — MKINIISENELEKFCNFESFDLDRENVKKCGALESVVAEDKGNILARASLWNAGNKIQGKKTGYIGHFAAENKEAGLFLTEYMYKRAKEYRLEYLIGPLDGNTWQKYRFITGDNKNPFFLEPYNPPEWPEIFMESGYEVIAEYYSVLVKEPEKKFRVSEKLKKMKFYSDLVIKKINKENFDKYINEIYDMSIESFKDNFLYSEISREDFISSYMKIKDVMDCDFIYTAYKSGKPAGFVFGIPDYNEMSSGNKIETVILKTLAVNPEYQNFGLGTVLLEKFHETAVEKGYKNIIHALIHKDNMSGKISGKYGEIMRTYHLYGRVIS; from the coding sequence ATGAAGATAAATATTATTTCAGAAAATGAGCTGGAAAAATTTTGTAATTTTGAAAGCTTTGATCTGGACAGGGAAAATGTGAAGAAATGTGGTGCTTTGGAAAGTGTTGTTGCGGAAGATAAGGGGAATATTCTCGCAAGGGCGTCATTATGGAATGCCGGAAATAAAATACAGGGAAAAAAAACGGGATATATCGGACATTTTGCTGCTGAAAATAAAGAAGCGGGATTGTTTTTAACAGAGTATATGTATAAGAGGGCAAAGGAATACAGACTGGAATATCTTATAGGGCCTTTGGACGGGAATACATGGCAGAAATACAGATTTATAACAGGAGATAATAAAAATCCGTTTTTTCTGGAACCGTATAATCCGCCGGAATGGCCTGAAATATTCATGGAATCAGGATATGAAGTAATTGCAGAGTATTATTCCGTACTGGTAAAAGAGCCTGAGAAAAAATTCAGAGTATCAGAAAAATTAAAAAAAATGAAATTTTATTCTGATTTAGTGATAAAAAAAATTAATAAAGAAAACTTTGACAAATATATAAATGAAATATATGATATGTCTATAGAGTCGTTTAAGGATAACTTTTTATATTCGGAAATAAGCAGGGAAGATTTCATATCTTCTTATATGAAGATAAAGGATGTCATGGACTGTGATTTTATATATACCGCATATAAAAGCGGAAAACCCGCAGGTTTTGTCTTTGGAATCCCTGATTATAACGAGATGTCTTCGGGGAATAAAATAGAGACAGTAATTTTAAAAACTCTTGCAGTAAATCCTGAATATCAGAATTTCGGACTTGGAACAGTATTGCTGGAAAAATTTCATGAGACTGCTGTGGAAAAGGGTTATAAAAATATAATTCATGCTTTGATTCATAAAGATAATATGTCCGGGAAAATCTCCGGAAAATATGGTGAAATCATGAGAACATATCATCTGTACGGGAGGGTGATATCATGA
- a CDS encoding diacylglycerol/polyprenol kinase family protein has protein sequence MKTLVFILIIFLLYGLLFLVIDRLEKKGKADSELTRKLLHIGSGLIALLFPLIFKTLTGVVYLGIFFIIVLLLLRNMEKFSGGIGKALRKEERKSRGDLYFIVSIVILWVFSYSNRILYYIPLLILIFPDALAALGGVRFGKIKYKSVVGEKSVEGSAIFFFVTLFITLGSLLLFTPLGLAESVIISLLMAFLSMILEAISWRGLDNIFVPVLSFFILKSSMEADIFTTGINLLVTIILFLIVIFGKKYASLSDDAALTGAFYCYFVWITGGLKWTMATLFLYVLYRAVTVKPDFDKKEPYDFFTMLIICLPALFWLVIYRITNTEDIFYVYLTVISSHLSIIGTARMRYTHPEIDFKRVVLINSLIGISYLTIFMNIFSDSFEKVIWIFCIIAVCLSTLIFNFLQPERKNYTLNKHRLIKHLLTVFLCSFIVLIPIWGKIFF, from the coding sequence ATGAAAACACTGGTATTTATCCTGATAATTTTTTTACTGTATGGATTGCTTTTTTTGGTAATTGACAGACTGGAGAAGAAGGGGAAAGCAGATTCGGAACTAACAAGAAAACTTCTTCATATAGGATCGGGACTCATAGCTCTGCTGTTTCCGCTGATTTTTAAAACGCTTACAGGAGTGGTATATCTGGGAATATTCTTTATTATAGTGCTTTTACTGCTAAGAAATATGGAAAAATTCAGCGGAGGAATAGGAAAGGCACTTAGAAAAGAAGAAAGAAAATCAAGGGGAGATTTGTACTTTATAGTAAGTATAGTGATACTGTGGGTATTTTCATATTCAAACAGAATATTGTATTATATACCTCTTCTGATTCTCATTTTTCCAGATGCACTGGCAGCTTTGGGAGGAGTGAGGTTCGGGAAAATAAAATATAAATCCGTAGTAGGAGAAAAATCAGTAGAGGGATCAGCAATATTTTTCTTTGTTACATTATTCATAACATTGGGATCGCTGCTTCTTTTTACGCCTCTGGGTCTTGCAGAATCAGTGATAATTTCATTATTAATGGCGTTTTTGTCTATGATTCTCGAAGCTATATCATGGAGGGGACTGGATAATATATTTGTTCCCGTGTTAAGTTTCTTTATTTTAAAAAGTTCCATGGAAGCTGATATTTTCACCACGGGAATAAATCTTCTGGTTACGATAATTTTATTTTTAATAGTTATTTTCGGAAAGAAATACGCATCTCTATCAGACGATGCAGCTTTGACAGGAGCATTTTACTGTTATTTTGTATGGATTACAGGCGGTTTAAAATGGACTATGGCTACTCTTTTTCTTTATGTTTTATATAGAGCAGTTACTGTAAAACCTGACTTTGACAAAAAAGAACCTTATGATTTTTTCACAATGCTGATTATATGTCTGCCAGCACTTTTTTGGCTTGTTATTTACAGAATAACAAATACAGAGGATATATTTTATGTGTATCTCACAGTTATTTCATCACATTTATCCATAATCGGGACAGCGAGAATGAGATATACACACCCTGAAATAGATTTTAAGAGGGTGGTTTTAATAAACAGCCTGATAGGAATATCCTATCTTACAATATTTATGAATATTTTTTCAGATTCTTTTGAAAAAGTAATCTGGATTTTTTGCATAATAGCAGTATGTTTATCAACACTGATATTTAATTTTTTACAGCCTGAAAGAAAAAATTATACACTGAATAAACACAGGCTTATAAAACATCTGCTCACAGTATTTTTATGTTCGTTTATAGTTTTAATACCAATATGGGGAAAAATATTTTTTTAA
- a CDS encoding DUF3419 family protein has product MESEVSRKVDFSIIRYAQCWEDPEILLEVLDIKEGDVCMSIASAGENTFAMLVKNPGKIIGIDLNPVQLRLVELKKAAFLALEYEEMLEFLGFSESRRRKEYYGKLKDYLLGETEKYWNENMALIEAGVINTGRFDNFFQIFRKKVLSLIHSQKRVAELLEKKNKEERYEFYNKKWNNLRWKILFRIFFSKFIVGKLGRDPRLFDYADNTSLSAVMSEKAKYAFTELDVSENPYIEYILTGKYTKNLPFAMRKENFQKIKSNLNRLELHNVSIEKYLETSEETIDKFNLSDIFEYISSEKYKELLEKIYEFSSNGAVLAYWNMMVPRSRPEELGNKIISLSETAKNLHAIDKTFFYSGFVVERIVK; this is encoded by the coding sequence ATGGAGAGCGAAGTAAGCAGAAAAGTTGATTTTTCTATAATAAGATATGCGCAATGCTGGGAAGATCCGGAGATTTTACTTGAGGTGCTGGATATTAAAGAAGGGGATGTGTGTATGTCCATAGCATCAGCAGGGGAAAATACTTTTGCTATGCTGGTTAAGAATCCGGGAAAGATAATAGGAATAGATCTGAATCCTGTCCAGCTCAGACTTGTAGAGCTGAAAAAGGCCGCATTTCTGGCACTTGAATATGAAGAAATGCTGGAATTTTTAGGGTTTAGCGAGAGCAGAAGAAGAAAGGAATACTATGGAAAATTAAAGGATTATCTTTTGGGAGAAACTGAGAAATACTGGAATGAGAATATGGCTTTAATAGAGGCAGGAGTAATAAATACCGGAAGATTCGATAACTTTTTTCAGATTTTCAGAAAGAAAGTCCTGAGTCTTATTCACAGCCAAAAAAGAGTGGCGGAACTTCTTGAAAAGAAAAATAAAGAAGAAAGATATGAATTTTATAATAAAAAATGGAATAATCTGAGATGGAAGATTCTATTCAGAATATTTTTTTCAAAGTTCATTGTGGGAAAACTGGGGAGAGACCCGAGACTTTTTGATTATGCTGATAATACGAGTCTTTCAGCTGTAATGTCAGAAAAGGCAAAGTATGCTTTTACCGAACTTGATGTATCTGAAAATCCCTATATAGAATATATACTTACAGGAAAATATACCAAAAATCTTCCTTTTGCCATGAGAAAGGAAAATTTTCAAAAAATAAAAAGTAATCTGAACAGGCTGGAATTACACAATGTAAGTATAGAGAAGTATCTGGAAACTTCAGAAGAAACTATAGATAAATTCAATTTAAGCGATATATTTGAATATATCTCCAGTGAAAAGTACAAAGAACTTCTGGAAAAGATATATGAATTTTCTTCAAACGGTGCAGTATTAGCATACTGGAATATGATGGTACCGAGAAGCAGACCGGAAGAACTGGGAAATAAGATCATTTCCCTGTCAGAAACAGCAAAAAATCTTCATGCCATAGATAAAACATTTTTTTATTCCGGTTTTGTGGTGGAAAGGATAGTAAAATGA